Proteins from a single region of Streptomyces spectabilis:
- the sbnA gene encoding 2,3-diaminopropionate biosynthesis protein SbnA gives MPVVSAPYEINADDVFVNLASVFGVPLHLKCEGFNLAGSIKLKAALEMVRAAERDGVLTPGSVIVESSSGNLGIALSMIAAHRGYGFVCVTDSRCNRASRRLMESFGAEVRVVTQADESRGLLGARIDLVHRMCEEDARYVWLNQYANPNNWRAHYRSTAPAIAAEFPELDVLFVGAGTGGTLMGCARYFRERSRPVTIVAVDSVGSVTFGGPALPRMIPGLGAGVRPPLLDASLVDDVVMVPERDTVNSCHAMARHGFLFGGSTGTVVSGALRWLAARGDAPALTAVALAPDQGERYLDSVYDPAWVERHFGSPQSWGDPVEQPVRPQELARDS, from the coding sequence GTGCCGGTTGTCTCAGCCCCCTACGAGATCAACGCGGATGACGTGTTCGTGAATCTCGCATCGGTCTTCGGGGTGCCGCTCCACCTCAAGTGCGAGGGCTTCAACCTCGCGGGCTCCATCAAGCTCAAGGCAGCTCTGGAGATGGTGCGCGCGGCCGAGCGGGACGGTGTTCTCACCCCTGGGTCCGTGATCGTCGAGTCGTCCTCGGGCAACCTCGGCATCGCGCTGAGCATGATCGCGGCGCACCGGGGCTACGGCTTCGTCTGCGTCACGGACTCCCGGTGCAACCGCGCGAGCCGACGGCTGATGGAGTCGTTCGGCGCCGAGGTGCGCGTGGTCACGCAGGCGGACGAGAGCCGCGGTCTGCTGGGCGCGCGGATCGACCTGGTGCACCGGATGTGCGAGGAGGACGCGCGGTACGTCTGGCTGAACCAGTACGCGAACCCGAACAACTGGCGGGCGCACTACCGCAGTACGGCGCCCGCCATCGCGGCCGAGTTCCCGGAGCTCGACGTCCTCTTCGTGGGGGCGGGCACCGGCGGCACGCTGATGGGCTGCGCCCGCTACTTCCGGGAGCGGAGCAGGCCCGTGACGATCGTGGCCGTCGACAGCGTCGGCTCCGTGACCTTCGGCGGTCCCGCGCTGCCCCGGATGATTCCGGGTCTCGGCGCGGGCGTGCGGCCTCCGCTGCTCGACGCGAGCCTGGTGGACGACGTGGTGATGGTGCCCGAGAGGGACACCGTCAACAGCTGTCACGCGATGGCGCGGCACGGCTTCCTGTTCGGTGGTTCGACGGGCACGGTGGTCAGCGGCGCGCTGCGCTGGCTCGCCGCGCGCGGGGACGCGCCCGCCCTCACCGCCGTGGCGCTCGCCCCCGACCAGGGCGAGCGCTATCTCGACTCCGTGTACGACCCCGCGTGGGTGGAACGGCACTTCGGGTCGCCCCAGAGCTGGGGCGATCCGGTGGAGCAGCCCGTGCGGCCGCAGGAGTTGGCGCGGGATTCCTGA
- a CDS encoding acyl-CoA desaturase, which produces MPQASTAVADRPQGASRRPPAGSDFAPLLRTVKAQGLLERRTGWYARSVIANAAALTAVAVGLFALGHTWWVLLLAPVLSVLCVRTAFIGHDAGHSQITGNRTAARLIGLFHGNLLLGMSVSWWNDKHNRHHANPNHIEKDPDVAADVLVFTSKQAGVRVGFRRWLTRHQAWLFFPLTLLQGIAMKVYGFQGLRRQSPRGRAVEGTLLVAHLVGYGALLLAAMPLGHALAFAALHQALFGLHLGMAFAPNHKGMEMPNPDGEHWGHLQRQVLTSRNIRGGQVTDWLLGGLNYQIEHHLFPSMPRPHLRLAQPLVRAHCHAVGMPYAETGLIDSYRQVLRHMYEVGEPLRAE; this is translated from the coding sequence ATGCCCCAGGCAAGCACAGCCGTCGCGGATCGCCCCCAGGGCGCGTCCCGGCGGCCGCCCGCCGGAAGCGACTTCGCACCGCTGCTGCGCACGGTCAAGGCTCAGGGGCTCCTGGAACGGCGCACCGGTTGGTACGCCCGCAGCGTGATCGCCAACGCGGCGGCGCTGACGGCCGTGGCGGTGGGCCTGTTCGCCCTGGGGCACACCTGGTGGGTCCTGCTGCTGGCCCCCGTGCTCTCCGTGCTGTGCGTCCGCACTGCGTTCATCGGCCATGACGCCGGACACTCCCAGATCACCGGCAACCGTACGGCCGCCAGACTCATCGGGCTCTTCCACGGCAACCTCCTGCTGGGCATGAGCGTGAGCTGGTGGAACGACAAACACAACCGTCACCACGCCAACCCCAACCACATCGAGAAGGACCCTGACGTCGCCGCCGACGTCCTGGTGTTCACCAGCAAGCAGGCCGGAGTCCGCGTCGGCTTCCGGCGCTGGCTCACCCGTCACCAGGCCTGGCTGTTCTTCCCGCTCACGCTGCTGCAGGGCATAGCCATGAAGGTGTACGGCTTCCAGGGCCTGCGCCGTCAGAGCCCGCGCGGGCGCGCGGTGGAAGGCACCCTCCTGGTGGCTCACCTCGTGGGCTACGGAGCCCTGCTCCTGGCCGCGATGCCCCTGGGGCACGCGCTCGCGTTCGCCGCCCTCCACCAGGCCCTGTTCGGCCTGCACCTGGGCATGGCCTTCGCGCCCAACCACAAGGGCATGGAGATGCCCAATCCGGACGGCGAGCATTGGGGGCACCTCCAGCGGCAGGTGCTCACCTCCCGGAACATCCGTGGCGGACAGGTCACCGACTGGCTCCTCGGCGGCCTCAACTACCAGATCGAGCATCACCTCTTCCCGAGCATGCCCCGGCCGCACCTGCGCCTCGCCCAGCCGCTGGTCCGCGCACACTGCCATGCTGTGGGTATGCCCTATGCAGAGACGGGCCTGATCGACTCCTACCGGCAGGTGCTTCGCCACATGTACGAGGTGGGGGAGCCGCTCAGGGCGGAGTGA
- a CDS encoding DEAD/DEAH box helicase encodes MHRLPAVTPSEISELSQCSVVFVPGDPGRTGHVAFWHPDDDAPPTTAAGTVQDLTVAVPDDDGVRLHVVPAVLLPVRAALPVLTRVRAASGAHPTAAFWGTAAVLALQLAARGLLLPGLTESDHDAWRAGPLGAADVERLRELAAAMPPAAHTVPLDGAVPPRLPAPERLLRQFLDAVADTLPRSPAAVPAAGHRAFAAPEPQHVPEQRSWAADVAAGHDAGVRISLRVEVPGLLAESSQETRLPFRAVVQIHSVSDPSLVADAAEVWSGSGAAAEAFGPRARMDALLALRRATRAWSPLGPLLQATVPDALELADEEVTALLGEGARVLAVAGVDVHWPKELARSLTARAVIGPTDDEAPKGPDKLTSDTPSYLSADALLAFNWRFALGDQQLTREELDRLAESNRPVVRLRDQWVLIDPDEARRALAQQDRKVTPIDALGAALTGTAEMDGRRVDVQPTGWLATLRERLADPEGMEPVGQPAALAADLRDYQLRGLNWLARMTSLGLGGCLADDMGLGKTITLISLHLHRQGDTSTAGPTLVVCPTSLMGNWQREIQKFAPGTAVRRFHGTQRDLEDLADGEFVLTTYGTMRLDTERLAEVGWGLVVADEAQHVKNPYSATAKQLRAIGARARVALTGTPVENNLSELWAILDWTTPGLLGRLSTFRTRYAQAVEGGTDPTAAERLAKLVRPFLLRRRKSDPGIAPELPPKTETDRAVSLSTEQAGLYEAVVREALAEISGADGFARRGLIVKLFTGLKQICNHPAQYLKEDAPRLTGRSGKLELLDELLDTILAEDASVLVFTQYVQMARLIEQHLAARGVPTQFLHGGTPIAEREAMVQRFQDGEVPVFLLSLKAAGTGLNLTRAEHVVHYDRWWNPAVEAQATDRAYRIGQTQPVQVHRLIAEGTIEDRIAEMLLRKRELADAVLGSGETALTELTDAELADLVELRGGAR; translated from the coding sequence GTGCACAGGCTCCCCGCTGTCACTCCCTCCGAGATCTCAGAACTCTCTCAGTGCTCCGTCGTCTTCGTGCCCGGTGATCCCGGGCGGACCGGGCACGTCGCCTTCTGGCACCCGGACGACGACGCCCCGCCCACCACGGCCGCGGGCACCGTTCAGGACCTGACCGTCGCAGTGCCGGACGACGACGGTGTCCGCCTCCATGTCGTACCGGCGGTGCTGCTCCCGGTCCGGGCCGCACTGCCCGTCCTCACCCGTGTGCGGGCCGCCTCCGGGGCTCACCCGACCGCCGCCTTCTGGGGTACGGCCGCCGTACTCGCCCTGCAACTGGCGGCCCGGGGGCTGCTGTTGCCGGGGCTCACCGAAAGTGACCACGACGCGTGGCGCGCGGGCCCGCTCGGCGCCGCGGATGTGGAGCGGTTGCGCGAGCTGGCCGCCGCGATGCCCCCCGCGGCGCACACGGTCCCGCTCGACGGCGCCGTGCCGCCGCGCCTGCCCGCGCCCGAGCGGCTGCTGCGCCAGTTCCTCGACGCGGTCGCCGACACCCTGCCGCGCTCCCCCGCCGCCGTTCCGGCCGCGGGCCACCGGGCCTTCGCCGCGCCCGAACCGCAGCACGTACCGGAGCAGCGCTCCTGGGCCGCGGACGTCGCGGCCGGGCACGACGCGGGGGTGCGGATCTCGCTGCGGGTCGAGGTACCCGGGCTCCTTGCCGAGTCCTCCCAGGAGACGCGGCTGCCCTTCCGGGCCGTGGTGCAGATCCACAGTGTCAGCGACCCGTCGCTCGTCGCCGATGCCGCGGAGGTGTGGTCCGGCTCCGGTGCCGCGGCGGAGGCCTTCGGTCCGCGGGCCCGGATGGACGCGCTCCTGGCTCTGCGACGCGCCACGCGCGCGTGGTCGCCGCTCGGCCCGCTGCTGCAGGCGACGGTCCCCGACGCCCTGGAGCTGGCCGACGAGGAGGTGACCGCTCTCCTCGGTGAGGGCGCTCGCGTGCTCGCCGTGGCGGGCGTCGACGTGCACTGGCCGAAGGAACTCGCGCGCAGCCTGACCGCACGCGCCGTGATCGGCCCCACCGACGACGAGGCCCCCAAGGGCCCCGACAAGCTGACCTCGGACACGCCGTCGTACCTCTCCGCCGACGCGCTGCTCGCCTTCAACTGGCGCTTCGCCCTGGGCGACCAGCAGCTGACCCGCGAGGAACTCGACCGGCTCGCGGAGTCGAACCGGCCCGTGGTCAGGCTGCGCGACCAGTGGGTGCTCATCGACCCCGACGAGGCGCGCCGGGCCCTCGCGCAGCAGGACCGCAAGGTCACCCCCATCGACGCGCTCGGCGCCGCCCTGACGGGCACCGCCGAGATGGACGGCCGTCGTGTCGACGTACAGCCCACCGGATGGCTCGCGACGCTGCGCGAGCGCCTCGCGGACCCCGAGGGCATGGAGCCCGTCGGGCAGCCCGCCGCGCTCGCCGCCGACTTGCGCGACTACCAGCTGCGCGGCCTGAACTGGCTGGCCCGGATGACGTCCTTGGGGCTCGGCGGCTGCCTCGCCGACGACATGGGCCTGGGCAAGACGATCACGCTGATCTCGCTGCACCTCCACCGCCAGGGCGACACGTCCACGGCAGGACCCACCCTCGTCGTGTGCCCCACGTCCTTGATGGGCAACTGGCAGCGCGAGATCCAGAAGTTCGCGCCGGGCACGGCGGTACGCCGCTTCCACGGCACCCAGCGCGACCTGGAGGACCTGGCCGACGGCGAGTTCGTCCTGACCACCTACGGGACGATGCGCCTGGACACGGAGCGGCTAGCCGAAGTCGGCTGGGGCCTGGTGGTCGCCGACGAGGCCCAGCACGTCAAGAACCCGTACTCCGCGACGGCCAAGCAACTGCGCGCCATCGGGGCACGCGCGCGCGTGGCGCTCACCGGCACCCCGGTGGAGAACAACCTTTCCGAGCTGTGGGCGATCCTCGACTGGACCACCCCGGGGCTGCTCGGCAGGCTCAGCACCTTCCGCACCCGCTACGCCCAGGCCGTCGAAGGCGGCACGGACCCGACCGCGGCCGAGCGGCTCGCCAAACTGGTGCGCCCCTTCCTGCTCCGCCGCCGCAAGTCCGATCCGGGCATCGCCCCGGAGCTGCCGCCCAAGACGGAGACCGACCGCGCGGTGTCGCTCAGTACCGAACAGGCGGGCCTGTACGAAGCGGTGGTGCGCGAGGCGCTCGCGGAGATCTCCGGGGCGGACGGCTTCGCCCGCCGCGGCCTGATCGTGAAGCTGTTCACGGGCCTGAAGCAGATCTGCAACCACCCCGCGCAGTACCTCAAGGAGGACGCGCCGCGCCTCACCGGCCGCTCGGGGAAGCTGGAGCTCCTCGACGAGCTGCTCGACACGATCCTGGCGGAGGACGCGAGCGTCCTCGTGTTCACCCAGTACGTGCAGATGGCCCGGCTCATCGAACAGCACCTGGCGGCGCGCGGCGTCCCGACCCAGTTCCTGCATGGCGGCACCCCGATCGCCGAGCGCGAGGCGATGGTGCAGCGCTTCCAGGACGGGGAAGTGCCGGTCTTCTTGCTGTCGTTGAAGGCGGCCGGCACCGGCCTGAACCTCACGCGGGCCGAGCACGTCGTGCACTACGACCGCTGGTGGAACCCGGCCGTCGAGGCACAGGCCACGGACCGCGCCTACCGCATCGGGCAGACGCAGCCCGTCCAGGTGCACCGCCTGATCGCGGAGGGCACGATCGAGGACCGCATCGCCGAGATGCTGCTGCGCAAGCGCGAGTTGGCCGACGCCGTCCTGGGCTCCGGCGAGACCGCCCTGACCGAGCTGACCGACGCCGAGCTGGCCGACCTGGTGGAGCTGCGAGGGGGCGCGCGATGA
- a CDS encoding class I SAM-dependent methyltransferase, with amino-acid sequence MTDDHTRVQEFFAARAADWDSRFPDDGPAYRAAVAALGLRPGARVLDAGCGTGRALPALRDAVGPSGTVLGVDLTPAMLEAAVRAGRQSCGRLLLADVARLPVRAQTLDAVFGAGLVAHLPDPAENLRELARVVRPGGLLALFHPVGRAALAARQGRQITPDDLRAEDNLGPLLAGSGWQLTSYIDEDARFLALAVRQD; translated from the coding sequence ATGACCGATGACCACACACGCGTCCAGGAGTTCTTCGCGGCACGCGCCGCCGACTGGGACAGCCGCTTCCCCGACGACGGCCCCGCCTACCGCGCCGCCGTGGCCGCACTCGGCCTGCGGCCGGGCGCCCGGGTCCTCGACGCCGGCTGCGGCACGGGCCGCGCCCTGCCGGCGCTGAGGGACGCCGTGGGGCCCTCCGGGACGGTCCTGGGCGTGGATCTCACCCCGGCCATGCTGGAGGCCGCCGTACGGGCGGGCAGGCAGTCCTGCGGCCGGCTCCTGCTCGCGGACGTGGCACGGCTGCCCGTACGCGCGCAGACGCTCGACGCCGTGTTCGGCGCGGGCCTCGTCGCGCACCTGCCCGACCCGGCCGAGAACCTGCGGGAGCTGGCGCGGGTGGTGCGCCCGGGAGGCCTGCTGGCGCTGTTCCACCCCGTGGGGCGCGCGGCCCTCGCCGCTCGCCAGGGCCGCCAGATCACCCCGGACGACCTGCGCGCCGAGGACAACCTCGGCCCGCTCCTCGCCGGTTCGGGCTGGCAGCTGACGTCGTACATCGACGAGGACGCCCGCTTCCTCGCCCTCGCCGTACGACAGGACTGA
- a CDS encoding MFS transporter, translating to MTPQKRDYAKLWFASGTSALGDGVTLAAGPLLMATLTDDPALIAGAVFAQQLPWLIFSLLSGALVDRVDRRIVVAVVDAVRGVVIGGLALLAWGDLLSVPAVYGAVFLMGLGSTLADNASQALVPSVVPPEDLAKANAWLSGARMLCSQFAGPPLGGWLFAAAAALPFGVDAATFLLAAGLVFSIRPRTGDTEQAAEPGPARSSMRRDIGEGFRWLWNHRALRLLALVVGLMNITFGGAFAAYVLYARERLGLTEVGYGFLLSATAIGGVVGTLSAARLDARFGAAPLLRAGLLVETCSHLVFAVTRSPWVAAVTLVVFGAHATVWGVVADTYRQRAAPAGLLGRVNSVHLLFSMGGLALGSLIGGVVARTFGIVAPFWVGFGAMAVVVVLAWGAMTPSVFASRAAGEEPAPPKAPVPS from the coding sequence ATGACGCCGCAGAAGCGTGACTACGCCAAACTCTGGTTCGCCTCCGGAACTTCAGCATTGGGAGACGGGGTCACCCTGGCCGCAGGCCCGCTGCTGATGGCGACCCTCACCGACGATCCCGCGCTCATCGCGGGTGCCGTCTTCGCGCAGCAACTCCCCTGGCTGATCTTCTCGCTCCTCAGCGGAGCCCTCGTCGACCGCGTGGACCGCCGGATCGTGGTGGCCGTCGTCGACGCGGTGCGGGGAGTCGTGATCGGGGGGCTGGCCCTCCTCGCCTGGGGCGACCTGCTGAGCGTTCCCGCCGTGTACGGCGCGGTCTTCCTCATGGGCCTCGGCTCGACGCTCGCGGACAACGCCAGCCAGGCCCTCGTACCGAGCGTGGTTCCCCCGGAAGACCTCGCCAAGGCCAACGCCTGGCTCTCGGGAGCCCGGATGCTGTGCAGCCAGTTCGCCGGGCCGCCCCTGGGCGGATGGCTCTTCGCCGCGGCGGCCGCGCTTCCGTTCGGCGTGGACGCCGCCACCTTCCTCCTCGCGGCCGGGCTCGTCTTCTCCATACGTCCGCGCACCGGCGACACGGAGCAGGCCGCGGAGCCGGGACCGGCCCGCTCGTCGATGCGGCGCGACATCGGCGAAGGCTTCCGCTGGCTGTGGAACCACCGCGCGCTGCGGCTGCTCGCCCTGGTCGTCGGCCTCATGAACATCACCTTCGGTGGCGCCTTCGCGGCATACGTGCTGTACGCGCGTGAACGTCTCGGACTGACCGAGGTCGGCTACGGGTTCCTCCTGTCGGCCACCGCGATCGGCGGTGTGGTCGGCACGCTGTCGGCCGCGCGCCTCGACGCCCGGTTCGGCGCCGCACCCCTGCTGCGGGCCGGGCTGCTCGTCGAGACGTGCTCCCACCTCGTGTTCGCGGTGACCCGGTCCCCGTGGGTGGCGGCCGTCACCCTGGTCGTCTTCGGCGCCCACGCGACCGTCTGGGGAGTCGTCGCGGACACCTATCGCCAGCGGGCCGCACCGGCCGGGCTGCTCGGCCGGGTCAACAGCGTCCATCTGCTGTTCAGCATGGGCGGACTGGCCCTCGGCTCGCTGATCGGCGGTGTCGTCGCCAGGACGTTCGGCATCGTCGCGCCGTTCTGGGTGGGATTCGGGGCCATGGCCGTGGTCGTCGTCCTCGCCTGGGGAGCCATGACGCCGTCCGTGTTCGCGTCCCGGGCGGCGGGGGAGGAGCCCGCACCGCCGAAGGCCCCCGTCCCGTCCTGA
- a CDS encoding alpha/beta fold hydrolase, whose protein sequence is MRNARFDAEGSLIRWTEFEGEGPARVYVHGLGAASAPYHAHIAARSELAGRRSLFVDLPGHGLSDRPSGFGYTLEDHADAVAAALDEAEVRDAEIVAHSMGGSVAIVLAHRRADLVARLVLTEANLDPYPPRTAGSSGIVGYEEDAFVAEGYARVLEKVGPAWAATMRLVDPRALHRSAMGLARGTRPTMRATLMALSVERVFVQGALSGDVPGGDDLEASGVRVVTVPDAGHNVMLDNPPAFAAVLAGRS, encoded by the coding sequence ATCAGGAACGCGCGGTTCGACGCGGAGGGCAGTCTGATCCGGTGGACCGAGTTCGAGGGCGAAGGCCCCGCGCGGGTGTACGTGCACGGCCTCGGGGCGGCCTCGGCGCCCTACCACGCGCACATCGCCGCCCGGTCCGAACTGGCAGGGCGCAGATCGCTGTTCGTGGACCTGCCCGGTCACGGCCTGAGCGACCGCCCCAGCGGCTTCGGCTACACCCTGGAAGACCATGCGGACGCTGTCGCGGCGGCCCTGGACGAGGCGGAGGTGCGCGACGCGGAGATCGTCGCGCACAGCATGGGCGGCTCCGTGGCCATCGTGCTGGCCCACCGCAGGGCCGACCTGGTGGCACGCCTCGTCCTCACGGAGGCCAACCTCGACCCGTATCCGCCGAGGACCGCGGGCAGCAGCGGAATCGTGGGCTACGAAGAGGACGCTTTCGTCGCCGAGGGGTACGCGCGCGTACTGGAGAAGGTCGGCCCGGCATGGGCCGCGACCATGCGCCTCGTCGATCCGCGTGCCCTGCACCGCAGTGCCATGGGCCTCGCGCGCGGGACGCGGCCCACGATGCGCGCGACGCTGATGGCGCTCTCCGTGGAGCGCGTCTTCGTGCAGGGCGCGCTGAGCGGAGACGTCCCGGGCGGCGACGACCTGGAGGCGTCCGGCGTGCGGGTCGTCACCGTGCCCGATGCCGGGCACAACGTCATGCTGGACAACCCGCCCGCCTTCGCCGCGGTGCTCGCGGGACGCTCCTGA
- a CDS encoding PadR family transcriptional regulator — protein MLELAILGFLYDCPLHGYELRKRITALTGHVRPVAESTLYPAIKRLEKAGLLARETQPGAVAAPRHVLSLTADGRSELHRRLAEPERGDITDENRWFTVLAFLRHLEDPDAQAAVLRRRLTFLQEPASFFYDGDRPLRAEELDDPFRQGILTIARATSRAELAWLRKTLASLG, from the coding sequence ATGCTGGAGCTCGCCATCCTTGGATTCCTGTACGACTGCCCGCTGCACGGCTACGAACTGCGCAAGCGCATCACCGCTCTGACGGGGCACGTCCGTCCGGTCGCGGAGAGCACGCTGTACCCGGCCATCAAGCGGCTCGAGAAGGCGGGGCTGCTGGCCCGCGAGACCCAGCCCGGGGCCGTGGCAGCGCCGCGCCACGTCCTGAGCCTCACCGCGGACGGCAGGAGCGAGCTGCACCGCCGTCTGGCCGAGCCTGAGCGGGGGGACATCACCGACGAGAACCGCTGGTTCACGGTGCTCGCCTTCCTGCGGCACCTGGAGGACCCGGACGCCCAGGCCGCGGTGTTGCGGCGGCGTCTCACCTTCCTCCAGGAGCCCGCCAGCTTCTTCTACGACGGCGACCGGCCGCTGCGCGCGGAGGAACTGGACGACCCGTTCCGGCAGGGCATCCTCACCATCGCGCGAGCCACGAGCCGCGCCGAACTCGCCTGGCTGCGCAAGACCCTCGCGTCACTCGGCTGA
- a CDS encoding SWF or SNF family helicase, with amino-acid sequence MSDAYDETCPGTHEHGISDTDGSDHLTAYDGESVAGDGERTFAALPPAHGRGFAQTWWGQAWLQALEDTALDTAQLKAGRRLARAGAVGAVSVRPGRITAVVQGKDGTPHRSDVLLQRLSPQEWDRFLGMTVERAGHIAALLDRDMPPHLVEDAAAAGVELLPGIGDLEPECDCEAWDHCGHTAALCYQVARLLDQDPFVLLLMRGRGERELLDELQVRSVAHQDVADALPAEPADTAQEGVDAAQAYADGVILPPLPELPALPSEPGLPPSLDTETDPAPGVDVMALAFLATCTAVEAHRLLAEALSPGHEGQPVEAELALAEDAVRLAAAAPAAIGARLADGSGRDSDGLTRAVRAWEFGGRAALAVLEEEWTPEGEALARARAVLDAAWDEDERPTLRAAANRWTVVGADAQLRQGHDGRWWPYRKEHGRWMPAGPAAHDPATALAVVTSGE; translated from the coding sequence ATGAGTGACGCGTACGACGAGACCTGTCCAGGGACACACGAGCACGGCATCAGTGACACCGACGGGAGTGACCATTTGACGGCGTACGACGGCGAGTCGGTGGCAGGCGACGGCGAGCGGACCTTCGCCGCCCTGCCGCCCGCGCACGGGCGGGGCTTCGCGCAGACCTGGTGGGGCCAAGCCTGGCTGCAGGCGCTGGAGGACACGGCCCTGGACACCGCGCAGCTCAAGGCCGGTCGCAGACTGGCGCGCGCGGGGGCCGTGGGCGCGGTCTCCGTACGCCCCGGACGCATCACGGCCGTCGTACAGGGCAAGGACGGTACGCCGCACCGCTCGGACGTACTGCTCCAGCGGCTGAGCCCGCAGGAGTGGGACCGCTTCCTGGGCATGACCGTCGAGCGGGCCGGGCACATCGCCGCGCTGCTCGACCGGGACATGCCGCCTCATCTGGTGGAGGACGCGGCGGCAGCGGGCGTCGAGCTCCTGCCGGGCATAGGCGACCTGGAGCCCGAGTGCGACTGCGAGGCGTGGGACCACTGCGGGCACACGGCCGCGCTCTGCTACCAAGTGGCGCGGCTGCTCGACCAGGATCCCTTCGTCCTGCTCCTGATGCGGGGCCGCGGCGAGCGTGAGCTTCTCGACGAGCTGCAGGTCCGCAGTGTCGCGCACCAGGACGTCGCGGACGCCCTGCCTGCCGAGCCCGCCGACACCGCCCAGGAGGGCGTGGACGCCGCTCAGGCGTACGCGGACGGGGTGATCCTGCCTCCGCTGCCCGAGCTGCCTGCGCTGCCCTCAGAGCCCGGTCTGCCGCCGTCGCTGGACACGGAGACGGACCCCGCGCCCGGCGTCGACGTGATGGCGCTCGCGTTCCTCGCGACCTGCACGGCGGTCGAGGCGCACCGGCTGCTCGCTGAGGCCCTCTCCCCCGGTCACGAAGGGCAGCCCGTCGAGGCCGAGTTGGCGCTCGCCGAGGACGCCGTGCGCCTCGCGGCGGCCGCGCCCGCGGCGATCGGGGCCCGGCTCGCGGACGGCTCGGGCAGGGACTCGGACGGGCTCACGCGTGCCGTGCGGGCGTGGGAGTTCGGCGGGCGGGCCGCGCTCGCCGTCCTTGAGGAGGAGTGGACTCCGGAAGGCGAGGCGCTGGCACGCGCCCGTGCCGTGCTCGACGCGGCGTGGGACGAGGACGAGCGGCCGACGCTGCGCGCCGCCGCCAACCGCTGGACGGTCGTCGGCGCCGACGCCCAACTGCGCCAGGGACACGACGGCCGCTGGTGGCCGTACCGCAAGGAGCACGGTCGCTGGATGCCGGCGGGACCCGCGGCCCACGACCCGGCGACGGCACTGGCGGTTGTGACGAGCGGGGAGTGA
- a CDS encoding oxygenase MpaB family protein has product MKRYERLQQIRCLDPEKDYLEIYRLSATYEFPWDHARALELALYRTYAVPSIGALLAETAEFSTRTQKRYDDTALLLDAIVEHGFDSDEGHTAIRRINQMHRSYDISNDDMRYVLCTFVVMPKRWIDSYGWRRLSRHEMAAAAAYYRTLGQHMGIKEIPGSYEEFAQCLDAYEEAHFGWDEGARSVSDATLELMVSWYPRPLAPVLRRATLALLDESLLRAFDYAQPSAATRALARRAVRLRGRAVRLLPPRTAPRYARQNWEVKGYPDGYRIGELGTRPVPGVRGCPVRHEEAPAAGSAE; this is encoded by the coding sequence GTGAAGCGCTACGAGCGGCTCCAGCAGATCCGGTGCCTCGACCCGGAGAAGGACTACCTGGAGATCTACCGACTGTCCGCGACCTACGAGTTCCCCTGGGACCACGCACGCGCGCTGGAGCTCGCGCTGTACCGCACCTACGCGGTGCCGAGCATCGGTGCCCTCCTGGCCGAGACGGCGGAGTTCAGCACCCGTACGCAGAAGCGGTACGACGACACGGCGCTGCTCCTGGACGCGATCGTCGAGCACGGCTTCGACAGCGACGAGGGGCACACGGCGATCCGCCGCATCAACCAGATGCATCGCAGCTACGACATCAGTAATGACGACATGCGCTACGTGCTGTGCACGTTCGTCGTGATGCCCAAGCGCTGGATCGACAGCTACGGATGGCGCAGGCTGTCGCGGCACGAGATGGCCGCGGCGGCGGCGTACTACCGCACTCTGGGCCAGCACATGGGCATCAAGGAGATCCCCGGTTCCTACGAAGAGTTCGCCCAGTGTCTCGACGCCTACGAAGAGGCCCACTTCGGATGGGACGAAGGGGCGCGCAGTGTCTCCGACGCGACCCTGGAGCTGATGGTCTCCTGGTATCCGCGCCCGCTGGCGCCCGTCCTGCGCAGGGCGACCCTGGCGCTGCTCGACGAGTCGCTCCTGCGGGCCTTCGACTACGCACAGCCGTCCGCCGCGACGCGTGCGCTGGCCCGGCGCGCGGTGCGGCTGCGCGGCCGTGCGGTCCGCCTCCTCCCGCCGCGCACGGCCCCGCGCTACGCACGGCAGAACTGGGAGGTCAAGGGCTACCCGGACGGCTACAGGATCGGCGAGCTCGGCACCCGGCCGGTGCCCGGCGTGCGCGGCTGTCCGGTGCGGCACGAGGAGGCGCCCGCCGCGGGCTCAGCCGAGTGA